A region of Myxococcus stipitatus DSM 14675 DNA encodes the following proteins:
- a CDS encoding helicase-related protein, which produces MPLVEGLKVRYLPQPEWGVGHLLSLQEDGAKALVAFPAREDAPVLVSTKGGALVSYPLPAGEPVVTYKGRLALVVAEEPGARGLRRYVLRYADTGEEDELPESEVRALPPRLDLLSTLREGRVGDARAFTLRKQALVLDDERRCDALGALFASRIMVKPHQVGVVQRVLSARRPRFVLADEVGLGKTIEAGMVFSALRLSGLARRCLVVAPSHLTVQWLVELFHKFNQLFTLMDSDRYAQSLKEAPGVSPWARFPLVVTSLELLARSEEHRQELAGEDAFWDLVIIDEAHHLKGERAFEAASVLAKNSWGLLLLTATPMQLDPAEYHGLLTLIDAATAPSVKGFEERLSRQEELSTAVRALMEGGKGKADAAVKALSRRFPEDARLKTLKEPEALLQHLAETYSLSDRLVRNRRAVVGGFSTRRLHRHPVTLPAEELKVRDAALATLAEGSLRGAPLGNVLRRLESSSAAFSGAVKSNPSLKAKADVLRLPSRDAKFSAFVGVLRGVWQAEPAAKVLVFTESRDTLEMLQAELSRENVEALGYHGDLPLVERDRQVARFRDPEGPRVLLCTEVGGEGRNFQFAHHLVHYDLPWSPATVEQRIGRLDRIGQNHPVEIHVFDVAGTLASDVLSLLADAVGVFGETVGGLDAVLEEVETRLAELALLPREARVSYGAELKQKVEAAREQVKRAYDPLLDVRSFDRPAVERLVKRAQARMGIESDDEDEDAEAPGLEDGLWSVARDLDERLEETVTELARRVGIGVDTDEQVEAFQVAFQFGHALKVDGLPGLDVMEDRTQLGTFWRDTAVEAEELEYFATGNPLVEALFGFLRDGPYGRSAFRFIEKRGPLKARGVELLYHVQLPEPEDTSPGARVPSRQLARFLERTLVHVAVVDGGAAGPKADDSVRSSLDAEGKTLKGDEVSRAFPGFDTFLDDAVPVGQRAAEAALEKLATSARQAIESERDGAMERLRLSLDHQGLSDEALAAQLGAEHVHYERLLQALGGAKVTLDSACGFVINR; this is translated from the coding sequence ATGCCTCTCGTTGAAGGTCTGAAGGTCCGCTACCTCCCGCAGCCCGAATGGGGTGTGGGGCACCTGTTGTCGCTCCAGGAAGACGGCGCCAAGGCGCTGGTGGCCTTCCCCGCACGGGAGGATGCCCCGGTGCTGGTGTCCACCAAGGGCGGGGCCCTGGTGTCCTACCCGCTCCCCGCGGGCGAGCCGGTGGTGACGTACAAGGGGCGGTTGGCGTTGGTGGTGGCGGAGGAGCCGGGGGCGCGGGGCCTGCGCCGCTACGTGCTGCGTTACGCGGACACGGGCGAGGAGGACGAGCTGCCGGAGTCGGAGGTGCGCGCGCTGCCGCCCCGGTTGGATCTGCTCTCCACGCTGCGCGAGGGCCGCGTGGGGGATGCCCGCGCCTTCACGCTGCGCAAGCAGGCGCTGGTGCTGGACGACGAGCGCCGGTGCGACGCGCTGGGCGCGCTGTTCGCCAGCCGCATCATGGTGAAGCCGCACCAGGTGGGCGTGGTGCAGCGGGTGCTGTCCGCGCGCCGTCCGCGCTTCGTGCTCGCGGATGAAGTGGGCCTGGGCAAGACGATCGAAGCGGGCATGGTGTTCAGCGCGCTGCGCCTGTCGGGGCTCGCGCGGCGCTGCCTGGTCGTGGCGCCCAGCCACCTGACGGTGCAGTGGCTGGTGGAGCTGTTCCACAAGTTCAACCAGCTCTTCACGCTGATGGACTCGGACCGCTATGCGCAGTCGCTCAAGGAGGCGCCGGGCGTCTCCCCGTGGGCGCGCTTCCCGCTGGTGGTGACCAGCCTGGAGTTGCTCGCGCGCAGCGAGGAGCACCGCCAGGAGCTCGCCGGCGAGGACGCCTTCTGGGACCTGGTCATCATCGACGAGGCGCACCACCTCAAGGGCGAGCGCGCCTTCGAGGCGGCCAGCGTGCTGGCGAAGAACTCCTGGGGCCTGCTGCTGCTCACCGCCACGCCCATGCAGCTGGACCCCGCCGAGTACCACGGGCTGCTCACGCTGATTGACGCGGCCACCGCGCCCAGCGTGAAGGGCTTCGAGGAGCGGCTGTCGCGCCAGGAGGAGCTGTCCACCGCGGTGCGCGCGCTGATGGAGGGCGGCAAGGGCAAGGCGGACGCGGCGGTGAAGGCACTCTCCCGCCGCTTCCCCGAGGACGCCCGCCTCAAGACGCTGAAGGAGCCGGAGGCCCTGCTGCAGCACCTGGCGGAGACGTACAGCCTGAGCGACCGGCTGGTGCGCAACCGGCGTGCGGTGGTGGGTGGTTTCTCCACGCGACGGCTGCACCGGCACCCGGTGACGCTGCCCGCGGAGGAGCTGAAGGTGCGGGACGCGGCGCTGGCGACGCTGGCGGAGGGCTCGCTGCGAGGCGCGCCCCTGGGCAACGTGCTGCGCCGGCTGGAGTCCAGCTCCGCGGCGTTCTCCGGCGCGGTGAAGTCCAACCCCTCGCTGAAGGCGAAGGCGGACGTGCTGAGGCTGCCCTCGCGCGACGCGAAGTTCAGCGCCTTCGTGGGCGTGCTGCGCGGCGTGTGGCAGGCGGAGCCGGCGGCGAAGGTGCTCGTCTTCACCGAGAGCCGGGACACGCTGGAGATGCTCCAGGCGGAGCTGTCCCGGGAGAACGTGGAGGCGCTGGGCTACCACGGCGACCTGCCGCTGGTGGAGCGGGACCGGCAGGTGGCGCGCTTCAGGGACCCGGAGGGGCCTCGGGTGTTGCTGTGCACGGAGGTGGGCGGCGAGGGCCGCAACTTCCAGTTCGCGCACCACCTGGTCCACTACGACCTGCCCTGGAGTCCGGCCACGGTGGAGCAGCGCATCGGCCGCCTGGACCGCATCGGGCAGAACCACCCGGTGGAGATCCACGTCTTCGACGTGGCGGGCACGCTGGCGTCGGACGTGCTGTCGCTGCTGGCGGACGCGGTGGGCGTCTTCGGCGAGACGGTGGGCGGCCTGGACGCGGTGCTGGAGGAGGTGGAGACGCGGCTCGCGGAGCTGGCGCTCCTGCCTCGCGAGGCCCGCGTGTCCTATGGCGCCGAGCTGAAGCAGAAGGTGGAGGCGGCGCGCGAGCAGGTGAAGCGCGCGTATGACCCGCTGCTCGACGTGCGCAGCTTCGACCGGCCCGCGGTGGAGCGGCTGGTGAAGCGCGCCCAGGCGCGCATGGGCATCGAGTCCGACGACGAGGACGAGGACGCCGAGGCGCCGGGCCTGGAGGACGGCCTGTGGAGCGTCGCCCGGGACTTGGACGAGCGGCTGGAGGAGACCGTCACGGAGCTGGCGCGCCGGGTGGGCATCGGCGTGGACACCGACGAGCAGGTGGAGGCGTTCCAGGTGGCCTTCCAGTTCGGCCACGCGCTGAAGGTGGACGGCCTGCCGGGGCTGGACGTGATGGAGGACCGCACGCAGCTGGGGACCTTCTGGCGCGACACGGCGGTGGAGGCGGAGGAGCTGGAGTACTTCGCCACCGGCAACCCGCTGGTGGAGGCCCTCTTCGGCTTCCTGCGCGACGGCCCCTACGGGCGCAGCGCCTTCCGCTTCATCGAGAAGCGCGGGCCGCTCAAGGCGCGGGGCGTGGAGCTGCTGTACCACGTGCAGCTGCCGGAGCCGGAGGACACCTCTCCCGGGGCCCGCGTGCCCAGCCGTCAGCTCGCGCGCTTCCTGGAGCGCACCCTCGTGCACGTGGCCGTGGTGGACGGCGGCGCGGCGGGGCCCAAGGCGGATGACTCCGTGCGCTCCTCGCTCGACGCCGAGGGCAAGACGCTCAAGGGCGACGAGGTGTCCCGCGCGTTCCCGGGCTTCGACACCTTCCTGGACGACGCGGTGCCCGTGGGGCAGCGCGCCGCCGAGGCCGCGCTCGAGAAGCTCGCCACCTCCGCCCGCCAGGCCATCGAGTCCGAGCGCGACGGCGCCATGGAGCGCCTGCGCCTGTCCCTGGACCACCAGGGCCTGTCGGACGAGGCCCTCGCCGCCCAGCTGGGCGCGGAGCATGTTCACTATGAGCGCCTCCTTCAGGCCCTGGGTGGGGCAAAGGTGACTCTCGACTCCGCCTGTGGCTTCGTCATCAACCGATGA
- a CDS encoding TadE/TadG family type IV pilus assembly protein → MVPSATIPTSRQSGQAAVEAALTLPLVVFLVLGTLQLFMMLQARILAQVAVYRAVRAGSLNHGDCLPMMHAAMVTMLPSVVRTDSSAALADAFRLRRDNQYRVMSSYGNVFMGPLVEIVRDSPDPAWVRGLAGDEDLLFDQPSNQDAVLDTRTLEIRMVAWYYMRIPFANWVMSRMFLAHFGLRSYTATNPLMPAQKRSDWWNDEPVPLGPDDWPGGALDDRMVAWSAAGHFVFPIQVHAAMRMMTPVMAENFQRGAECPVNGF, encoded by the coding sequence ATGGTCCCTTCCGCCACGATTCCCACATCCAGGCAAAGCGGACAGGCAGCGGTGGAAGCGGCGTTGACGCTCCCGCTGGTGGTGTTCCTGGTGTTGGGGACGCTGCAGCTCTTCATGATGTTGCAGGCGCGCATCCTGGCCCAGGTGGCGGTGTACCGGGCGGTGCGGGCGGGCAGCCTCAACCACGGTGACTGCCTGCCGATGATGCACGCGGCGATGGTGACGATGCTGCCATCGGTGGTGCGCACGGACAGCTCCGCGGCGCTGGCGGACGCGTTCCGGCTGCGGCGGGACAACCAGTACCGGGTGATGAGCTCCTACGGGAACGTCTTCATGGGGCCGCTGGTGGAGATCGTCCGCGACTCGCCGGACCCCGCGTGGGTGAGGGGGCTGGCGGGGGACGAGGACCTGCTCTTCGACCAGCCGTCGAACCAGGACGCGGTGCTGGACACGCGCACCCTCGAGATACGCATGGTGGCCTGGTACTACATGCGCATCCCCTTCGCGAACTGGGTGATGAGCCGGATGTTCCTGGCCCACTTCGGTCTGCGCTCGTACACGGCCACCAATCCGCTGATGCCGGCGCAGAAGCGCTCGGACTGGTGGAACGACGAGCCCGTGCCCCTGGGGCCGGATGACTGGCCGGGCGGGGCGCTGGATGACCGCATGGTGGCGTGGAGCGCGGCGGGGCACTTCGTCTTCCCCATCCAGGTCCACGCGGCGATGCGGATGATGACGCCGGTGATGGCCGAGAACTTCCAGCGAGGCGCCGAATGTCCCGTCAACGGCTTCTGA
- a CDS encoding VOC family protein produces the protein MAHRVNWFEIPVVDLARATRFYESVLSTTLKVEDFHGTRIAVFTRKQEGDVTGALVQAPYAKPSLEGSRVFLDAGADLDGALGRVAKAGGKVLVEKTSVGPMGSFAVFQDTEGNAVALHAHASPR, from the coding sequence ATGGCCCACCGAGTGAACTGGTTCGAGATTCCCGTCGTGGATCTGGCGCGTGCGACGCGCTTCTACGAGAGCGTGCTGAGCACCACCCTCAAGGTGGAGGACTTCCACGGCACGCGCATCGCCGTCTTCACCCGGAAGCAGGAGGGAGACGTGACGGGGGCGCTCGTACAGGCGCCGTACGCGAAGCCCTCGCTGGAGGGCAGCCGGGTGTTCCTGGACGCGGGGGCGGACTTGGACGGGGCCCTGGGGCGCGTCGCGAAGGCGGGCGGCAAGGTGCTGGTGGAGAAGACGTCGGTGGGGCCGATGGGTTCGTTCGCCGTGTTCCAGGACACGGAGGGCAACGCGGTGGCGCTGCATGCGCATGCGAGCCCGCGCTGA
- a CDS encoding ABC transporter ATP-binding protein, whose translation MAPRPRPSAQVYRRLLGYLRPYRPLLAAGVGASLVAAAATSAYAWVVGPLLRAVLTNQPVTVAGVSLPGDELLRKLPLVVVALALTKALAQFLQGGLMQRLGQRVMADLRGFLYGRLLGQPPAFFERRHSGELLARFTSDVPLVEFSITQALSSYVKDGLQALALLATCFLIDAKLFLFTFIVVPVTVLPINRFARSLKKVAARSLQSLGALTSLTAEQLQNLPVVQAFGGQPRALESFDAEADKYMGEMRRSLFLRGAVSPTVELMGIAGVAMAVAWGARAVSADPELAGRLLSFLAAAMLLYQPVKSLSGTLSQVLTGLAAAERLFAIADEPSPPDTGDTARPLSQALVLEGLKATYQDGREALRGVDLVVPAGKRVAVVGPSGAGKTTLFSVLLGFLPASGGRVLWDGEPLSSLKPSSVRAQVAWVPQEPVLFSGTVRHNLRLGRPEATDAELWEALALAHAEDFVRSLPQGLDESVGERGSRLSGGQRQRLALARAFLCKPSVLLLDEPTSALDAASEAAVGAGLESLMRGRTVLVIAHRLSTVRDADLIAVVEEGRVVEAGTHAELLALRGRYTRLLGEGSVAA comes from the coding sequence GTGGCTCCTCGTCCTCGTCCCTCCGCACAAGTCTATCGCCGGCTCCTCGGCTACCTGCGCCCCTACCGCCCGCTGCTCGCGGCGGGAGTCGGCGCGTCACTGGTCGCCGCGGCGGCCACCTCCGCGTATGCCTGGGTGGTGGGCCCGCTCCTGCGCGCGGTGCTCACGAACCAGCCCGTCACCGTGGCGGGCGTGTCGCTGCCGGGCGATGAGCTGCTGCGGAAGCTGCCGCTGGTCGTCGTCGCGCTCGCGCTGACCAAGGCCCTGGCCCAGTTCCTCCAGGGCGGACTCATGCAGCGGCTGGGCCAGCGCGTCATGGCGGACCTGCGCGGCTTCCTGTACGGACGGCTGCTGGGCCAGCCCCCCGCGTTCTTCGAGCGGCGCCACTCCGGAGAGCTGCTCGCGCGCTTCACGTCGGACGTGCCGCTGGTGGAGTTCTCCATCACGCAGGCGCTGTCCTCGTACGTGAAGGACGGGCTGCAGGCGCTGGCCCTGCTGGCGACGTGCTTCCTCATCGACGCGAAGCTCTTCCTCTTCACGTTCATCGTGGTGCCCGTCACCGTCCTGCCCATCAACCGCTTCGCCCGCTCCCTGAAGAAGGTGGCCGCGCGCTCGCTGCAGAGCCTGGGCGCGCTGACGTCGCTGACGGCCGAGCAGTTGCAGAACCTGCCCGTGGTGCAGGCCTTTGGCGGACAGCCTCGGGCGCTCGAGAGCTTCGACGCGGAGGCGGACAAGTATATGGGGGAGATGCGCCGCTCGCTGTTCCTGCGCGGCGCGGTGAGCCCCACGGTGGAGCTGATGGGCATCGCGGGCGTGGCGATGGCGGTGGCCTGGGGCGCGCGCGCCGTGTCCGCGGACCCCGAGCTCGCCGGGCGGCTGCTGTCCTTCCTGGCCGCGGCGATGCTGCTGTACCAGCCGGTGAAGTCGCTGAGCGGCACGCTGTCGCAGGTGCTCACGGGGCTGGCGGCGGCGGAGCGGCTGTTCGCCATCGCGGACGAGCCCTCGCCTCCCGACACCGGAGACACGGCGCGGCCGCTGTCGCAGGCGCTGGTGCTGGAGGGCCTCAAGGCCACGTATCAGGACGGACGCGAGGCGCTGCGCGGCGTGGACCTGGTCGTGCCCGCGGGCAAGCGCGTGGCGGTGGTGGGCCCTTCGGGCGCGGGGAAGACGACGCTGTTCTCCGTGCTGCTGGGCTTCCTGCCCGCGTCGGGTGGCCGCGTGCTGTGGGACGGCGAGCCGCTGTCGTCGCTCAAGCCGTCAAGCGTGCGCGCCCAGGTCGCGTGGGTGCCGCAAGAGCCCGTGCTGTTCTCCGGGACGGTGCGCCACAACCTGCGGCTGGGCCGTCCGGAGGCCACGGACGCGGAGCTGTGGGAGGCGCTCGCGCTGGCGCACGCGGAGGACTTCGTGCGCTCGCTGCCCCAGGGGTTGGACGAGTCCGTGGGCGAGCGAGGCAGCCGGCTGTCGGGCGGGCAGCGGCAGCGGCTGGCGCTGGCGCGCGCGTTCCTGTGCAAGCCGTCCGTGCTGCTGCTGGATGAGCCCACCAGCGCGCTGGACGCGGCCAGCGAGGCGGCGGTGGGCGCGGGGCTGGAGAGCCTCATGCGCGGGCGCACCGTGCTGGTGATTGCCCACCGGCTGTCCACCGTGCGCGACGCGGACCTGATTGCCGTCGTGGAGGAGGGCCGGGTGGTGGAAGCGGGCACGCACGCGGAGCTGCTCGCGTTGCGTGGACGCTACACACGTCTGCTGGGAGAAGGTTCCGTCGCGGCGTAG
- the dnaJ gene encoding molecular chaperone DnaJ, which translates to MPAAAGQKRDYYEILGVTKTVSAQELKSAFRKVALQYHPDRNPGNNEAEEKFKEASEAYEVLSDPDRRAKYDRFGHAGNPFDGFGGAGGGFQGVNINDIFGEIFGDIFGGGRGGRRTSSRGADLRYNLEITFEEAAFGSRPKVTIPRPKKCETCSGSGSKSGAGPRACGTCGGSGELRYTQGFFAVSRPCGDCSGSGSVVPDPCTRCKGSGKTPSEEVIEVAIPGGVDNGTRVRLSGMGEPGDRGGPPGDLYVTVIVKEHPLFQREEYEVFCEVPISFTHAALGAKIDVPTLDGKVKMTIPPGTQSGKVFRLKSKGIPHLHSQQRGDQHVRVVVETPTELSSKQRELLEKLAELSGEESHPQSKSFFAKVKELFG; encoded by the coding sequence ATGCCAGCGGCGGCGGGTCAGAAGCGCGACTACTACGAGATTTTGGGGGTCACCAAGACCGTCTCCGCGCAGGAGCTCAAGAGCGCGTTTCGCAAGGTGGCGCTGCAGTACCACCCGGACCGGAACCCGGGGAACAACGAGGCGGAGGAGAAGTTCAAGGAAGCCTCGGAAGCCTACGAAGTGCTGAGCGACCCTGACCGGCGGGCGAAGTACGACCGCTTCGGGCACGCGGGTAATCCGTTCGATGGGTTTGGTGGCGCCGGGGGCGGGTTCCAGGGCGTCAACATCAACGACATCTTCGGCGAGATTTTCGGCGACATCTTCGGCGGTGGCCGAGGGGGACGCCGCACCAGCTCGCGCGGCGCGGACCTGCGCTACAACCTGGAGATCACCTTCGAGGAAGCCGCCTTCGGCAGCCGTCCCAAGGTGACGATTCCCCGGCCCAAGAAGTGCGAGACGTGCAGCGGCTCCGGCAGCAAGAGCGGCGCGGGTCCTCGGGCGTGCGGCACGTGCGGCGGCAGCGGTGAGCTGCGCTACACGCAGGGCTTCTTCGCGGTGTCGCGGCCCTGTGGGGATTGCAGTGGCTCCGGCTCCGTGGTTCCGGACCCGTGCACCCGCTGCAAGGGCTCCGGGAAGACGCCGTCGGAGGAGGTCATCGAGGTGGCCATCCCCGGAGGCGTGGACAACGGCACGCGCGTGCGGCTGTCCGGCATGGGCGAGCCTGGAGACCGGGGCGGTCCTCCCGGAGACCTCTACGTCACCGTCATCGTCAAGGAGCACCCGCTCTTCCAGCGCGAGGAGTACGAGGTCTTCTGCGAGGTGCCCATCTCCTTCACGCACGCGGCGCTGGGCGCGAAGATCGACGTCCCCACGCTCGACGGGAAGGTGAAGATGACCATCCCCCCGGGCACGCAGTCCGGGAAGGTGTTCCGCCTGAAGAGCAAGGGCATCCCCCACCTGCACAGCCAGCAGCGCGGAGACCAGCACGTGCGCGTGGTGGTGGAGACGCCCACGGAGCTGTCCTCCAAGCAGCGGGAGCTCCTGGAGAAGCTCGCGGAGCTGTCCGGCGAGGAGTCCCATCCTCAGTCCAAGAGCTTCTTCGCCAAGGTGAAGGAGCTGTTCGGTTGA
- a CDS encoding penicillin-binding protein activator, translating to MEVLPTLRRSLLVALALLLTACPRPSRIPAGGTTGEDVPTGDPFPKRPAVEARKDASADAALAEARRTAQSSPDKKKAAEAYLSVRKTYPATTAGQDALYQAGVLFFESRDYANARKSFNELLFENPLYGKADDAKRKLALAAMEVGAYRDAYQTLSSLAEHAEGAEREQLLRDAARAAEGAGLYGQSLTMAVEEAGKARTEAEREAAVARVEALVEGRADFVDIARVAEGLPPSNPAWPVLTFKLARVYYHLREWTRLEETLNRFLAEAPQSPFAPQARELLARATRRVEAKPKTVGVLLPMTGRYQPIGEAVLRGIQLGLEGSDIELVVKDTQGDVNKTGQAMEQLAFDDGAIAVLGPLLGDDSKRAALVAEELQVPLLTMTRQEGVTELGSYVFRNMLTNAAQADAIADYAINVKGYKRFALLYPNIPYGVELADSFWDQVVERGGMVRGAERYSHDQTTFTTEAKKLVGRYYLEDRGDYVEGVRDLQGENLDAFRRRKALEKVKSNVEPIVDFDAIFMPDDWRRVSLVAPALAVEDIVTNACDPRDLERIRKTTGKKELKTVTLFGANQWSSPKGRSGLPELIERGGKFVTCSVYVDGFFVDSQRPATRNFVRKYRESYKQETGKDPGLLEAIGYDSGRMLRQLVDKKEGAPRTRAQMRESLANLKDFDGATGRTSFNEKREAVKQLFLLSIDNKGVTEINVDQEREKAATGGSGS from the coding sequence ATGGAAGTCCTGCCCACCTTGCGCCGCTCGCTCCTCGTCGCGCTGGCCCTGCTGCTGACCGCCTGTCCCCGTCCCTCGCGCATCCCCGCTGGAGGGACGACGGGGGAGGATGTCCCCACGGGTGACCCGTTCCCCAAGCGGCCCGCCGTGGAGGCCCGGAAGGACGCCTCCGCGGACGCGGCGCTCGCCGAGGCCCGGCGCACGGCCCAGTCCTCGCCCGACAAGAAGAAGGCCGCGGAGGCCTACCTGTCGGTGCGCAAGACGTACCCCGCCACGACGGCGGGCCAGGACGCCCTGTACCAGGCCGGTGTCCTCTTCTTCGAGTCGAGGGACTACGCCAACGCGCGCAAGTCCTTCAACGAGCTGCTCTTCGAGAACCCCCTGTACGGCAAGGCCGACGACGCCAAGCGCAAGCTGGCGCTGGCCGCCATGGAAGTGGGGGCGTACCGCGACGCGTACCAGACGCTGTCCAGCCTGGCCGAGCACGCCGAGGGCGCGGAGCGTGAGCAGCTCCTGCGCGACGCCGCGCGGGCCGCCGAGGGCGCGGGCCTGTATGGCCAGTCGCTGACGATGGCGGTGGAGGAGGCGGGCAAGGCGCGCACGGAGGCGGAGCGCGAGGCGGCGGTGGCTCGGGTGGAGGCGCTGGTGGAGGGGCGCGCGGACTTCGTGGACATCGCCCGCGTGGCGGAGGGGCTGCCCCCGTCCAACCCCGCGTGGCCGGTGCTCACCTTCAAGCTGGCGCGCGTCTACTACCACCTGCGGGAGTGGACGCGGCTGGAGGAGACGCTGAACCGCTTCCTCGCGGAGGCGCCCCAGAGTCCGTTCGCGCCCCAGGCGCGGGAGCTGCTGGCGCGGGCGACGCGGCGGGTGGAGGCGAAGCCGAAGACGGTGGGGGTGCTGCTGCCCATGACGGGCCGCTACCAGCCCATCGGCGAGGCGGTGCTGCGCGGCATCCAGCTGGGGTTGGAGGGCAGCGACATCGAGCTGGTGGTGAAGGACACGCAGGGCGACGTCAACAAGACGGGCCAGGCGATGGAGCAGCTCGCGTTCGACGACGGCGCCATCGCGGTGCTGGGGCCGCTGCTCGGGGATGACTCCAAGCGCGCGGCGCTGGTGGCCGAGGAGCTCCAGGTTCCGCTGCTCACGATGACGCGCCAGGAGGGTGTCACGGAGCTGGGCTCGTACGTGTTCCGCAACATGCTGACGAACGCGGCGCAGGCGGACGCCATCGCGGACTACGCCATCAACGTGAAGGGCTACAAGCGCTTCGCCCTGCTGTACCCGAACATCCCGTACGGCGTGGAGCTGGCGGACTCGTTCTGGGACCAGGTCGTGGAGCGCGGCGGCATGGTGCGCGGCGCGGAGCGCTACTCGCATGACCAGACGACCTTCACCACCGAGGCGAAGAAGCTGGTGGGCCGCTACTACCTGGAGGACCGCGGCGACTACGTGGAGGGCGTGCGCGACCTGCAGGGGGAGAACCTGGACGCGTTCCGCCGCCGCAAGGCGCTGGAGAAGGTGAAGAGCAACGTCGAGCCCATCGTCGACTTCGACGCCATCTTCATGCCGGATGACTGGCGGCGGGTGAGCCTGGTGGCCCCGGCGCTGGCGGTGGAGGACATCGTCACCAACGCGTGTGACCCGCGCGACCTGGAGCGCATCCGCAAGACGACGGGCAAGAAGGAGCTGAAGACGGTGACGCTCTTCGGCGCCAACCAGTGGAGCAGCCCGAAGGGGCGCTCGGGGTTGCCGGAGCTGATTGAGCGCGGCGGCAAGTTCGTCACCTGCTCGGTGTACGTGGATGGCTTCTTCGTGGACTCGCAGCGGCCGGCCACGCGCAACTTCGTGCGCAAGTATCGCGAGTCGTACAAGCAGGAGACGGGCAAGGACCCGGGGCTGTTGGAGGCCATCGGCTACGACTCCGGGCGCATGCTGCGCCAGCTCGTGGACAAGAAGGAGGGGGCGCCTCGCACGCGCGCGCAGATGCGTGAGTCGCTGGCCAACCTGAAGGACTTCGATGGCGCCACGGGGCGCACCTCGTTCAACGAGAAGCGCGAGGCGGTGAAGCAGCTGTTCCTGCTCTCCATCGACAACAAGGGCGTCACCGAAATCAACGTGGACCAGGAGCGCGAGAAGGCCGCCACGGGAGGCTCCGGTTCATGA
- a CDS encoding WD40 repeat domain-containing protein, which yields MKWGTGVLAATLLAMGSGCAHQSAGLSAETQTRLTQTQGAYLTGATAGLGRASVLNKTDFIWGLDFSPRQRRVAYTRLGSRSYFLSIWSLESPPRLLADPTINPYEFDVEGVAFSPDGSLVATASRDGAVRVFDAATGEARGVRITEEPLSVVAFHPEGRWLVVGSVKGLITVLAVDGLVHASEERGHEGPVSALAFAPDGTLYSGGWDKHVRAWDARMEAVSSHEARTRFERASGSAVVSGSVNGKAMGSFALDARVPAIVVTSEVATAAGIDVASLKETVDVPGALGTTQARLARGQFLRFKSLVVRDVDVAVCDACVPQGLRGVLGAPFSQRVSVAFDEVHKEVRLTLTSGAPEGSAPVETLVLAARSDFTFPAYVSDVTVDARGQRLGVGLSEQKPERDRAVYERERQGFEEPQGPFNAGAVVDAATGKVLHKWPVHRGVVSTAAISPDGRSLISGGWDKQVHLFTEGESSARGTHSFDWAVRRVRFSPEGRWVGVAAWTPQVASSSGESDPSAVLLDVRYAEGATVVAPGAAAAQ from the coding sequence ATGAAGTGGGGGACGGGAGTGCTGGCGGCGACGCTGCTGGCGATGGGGAGCGGGTGCGCGCATCAGTCCGCGGGGCTTTCCGCGGAGACCCAGACGCGGCTCACCCAGACGCAGGGCGCCTATCTCACGGGCGCGACGGCGGGGTTGGGTCGGGCGTCCGTGCTCAACAAGACGGACTTCATCTGGGGCCTGGACTTCTCGCCCCGGCAGCGGCGCGTGGCGTACACGCGGCTGGGCTCGCGCTCGTACTTCCTCTCCATATGGTCGCTGGAGTCACCGCCGCGCCTGCTCGCGGACCCGACCATCAACCCGTACGAGTTCGACGTGGAGGGCGTGGCCTTCTCTCCGGACGGAAGTCTGGTCGCCACCGCGAGCCGCGACGGCGCGGTGCGGGTGTTCGACGCGGCGACGGGGGAGGCGCGGGGCGTGCGCATCACCGAGGAGCCGCTCTCCGTGGTGGCCTTCCACCCCGAGGGCCGGTGGCTGGTGGTGGGCAGTGTGAAGGGGCTCATCACCGTGCTGGCGGTGGACGGGCTCGTCCATGCGTCCGAGGAGCGCGGGCATGAGGGGCCGGTGAGCGCGCTGGCCTTCGCGCCGGACGGCACGCTGTATTCGGGCGGCTGGGACAAGCACGTGCGCGCGTGGGATGCGCGGATGGAGGCGGTGTCCTCGCATGAGGCGCGCACGCGCTTCGAGCGCGCGAGTGGCTCCGCGGTGGTGTCGGGTTCGGTGAATGGCAAGGCCATGGGGAGCTTCGCGCTGGATGCGCGGGTGCCCGCCATCGTCGTCACCAGCGAGGTGGCCACGGCCGCGGGCATCGACGTGGCCTCGCTGAAGGAGACGGTGGATGTGCCGGGCGCGCTGGGGACCACCCAGGCCCGGCTCGCGCGAGGCCAGTTCCTGCGCTTCAAGTCGCTGGTGGTGCGCGACGTGGACGTGGCGGTGTGCGACGCGTGTGTTCCGCAGGGGCTGCGCGGGGTGCTGGGCGCGCCGTTCTCGCAGCGGGTGAGCGTGGCCTTCGATGAGGTGCACAAGGAGGTCCGCCTCACGCTGACGTCGGGGGCTCCCGAGGGCTCCGCGCCAGTGGAGACGCTGGTGCTGGCGGCCCGCTCGGACTTCACGTTCCCCGCGTACGTCAGCGACGTCACCGTGGACGCGCGCGGCCAGCGGCTGGGCGTGGGGCTCTCCGAGCAGAAGCCGGAGCGGGACCGCGCCGTCTACGAGCGCGAGCGCCAGGGCTTCGAGGAGCCTCAGGGCCCCTTCAACGCGGGCGCGGTGGTGGACGCCGCGACGGGGAAGGTGCTGCACAAGTGGCCGGTGCACCGAGGCGTGGTGTCCACCGCGGCCATCTCTCCGGACGGCCGCTCGCTCATCTCCGGGGGCTGGGACAAGCAGGTGCACCTCTTCACGGAGGGCGAGTCCTCCGCGCGAGGCACCCACTCCTTCGACTGGGCCGTGCGCCGCGTGCGCTTCAGCCCGGAGGGCCGCTGGGTGGGTGTGGCGGCGTGGACCCCGCAGGTGGCCAGCAGCTCCGGGGAGAGCGACCCGTCCGCGGTGCTGCTCGACGTGCGCTACGCGGAAGGGGCCACCGTGGTGGCGCCCGGTGCCGCGGCCGCTCAGTAG